A genome region from Nitrospira sp. includes the following:
- a CDS encoding JAB domain-containing protein has product MSVDGTLGSSNGVRPLSPKSRYGVPRYRVTLVREGRAIPAAESVHTSEGAAAILRPLFAGLDREQFLICGLDAKNGLIGINVVSTGSLNLTIVHPREVFKPLILMNACAWLCSHNHPSGDITPSPEDRVLTKRLREAGELFGITLLDHLILADKRYYSFADQGWPGA; this is encoded by the coding sequence ATGTCCGTTGACGGTACTCTCGGTTCCTCGAACGGTGTACGGCCACTGAGCCCGAAATCGCGCTACGGAGTGCCTCGATACCGTGTGACCCTCGTGCGCGAGGGCCGTGCCATTCCGGCTGCGGAATCGGTCCACACATCGGAAGGCGCGGCGGCCATTCTCCGGCCCTTGTTCGCCGGATTGGACCGAGAGCAATTTCTGATCTGTGGGCTGGATGCGAAGAATGGTCTGATCGGCATCAATGTCGTGTCCACTGGTTCGCTGAATCTCACCATCGTCCATCCGCGTGAGGTCTTCAAGCCGCTCATCCTCATGAATGCCTGTGCTTGGCTCTGTTCCCATAATCACCCGTCCGGCGATATCACCCCCAGTCCAGAAGATCGCGTCTTGACCAAACGGCTGCGTGAGGCCGGCGAACTGTTCGGCATCACCCTCCTCGATCATCTGATTCTGGCCGATAAGCGCTACTACAGCTTTGCCGACCAGGGCTGGCCCGGTGCTTAG
- a CDS encoding DUF2523 family protein — protein sequence MTAILTLIYCWLEEFFFSLTDWGLGIWDSLLSVADSTLATIGTAGLTLPVIPDQYAWVLGATGMSQALAILASAMGTRFILQTIPFVRWGS from the coding sequence ATGACGGCGATTCTGACCCTCATCTATTGCTGGCTGGAGGAGTTCTTCTTCTCGCTCACCGATTGGGGTCTGGGGATCTGGGATTCGTTGCTCTCTGTGGCGGACAGCACGCTCGCCACCATTGGCACCGCAGGCCTCACCCTGCCGGTGATCCCGGATCAATATGCGTGGGTGCTGGGCGCGACGGGCATGAGTCAGGCGCTGGCCATCCTGGCGAGCGCCATGGGCACCCGGTTTATTCTGCAAACGATTCCATTTGTGCGGTGGGGCTCATGA
- a CDS encoding RHS repeat-associated core domain-containing protein, with the protein MLRIRVLTSSQRTAVPNLSAGQGTVATPAPLSTSTTNQAAFTDAKNQTTRFETDALGRILKQTDALNRVTTITRDVNGNPTRITRPNGAVTSMTYDAKGNLLTSTEQAISATTTFTYEPTFNQVTSIRDPKGNLTQIAYDAKGNPLTITDALNQVTTFTYNPQGLLLTTKDALNQLTVFTYDATGRLLTTTDPLARTTTLTYDAVGNVATSKDALNRITTFQYDAKNRLTQVTDPNTGVTRYAYDGNGNLLTVTDAKNQVTTFVYDSRNRLLSTTDPLGKVETYAYDGNDNLTARHTPKGDDILFAYDAVNQLLSKTLPGSQVTSYLYDQVGNLTRVTDPDSVLAMSYDQANRLMSVTTEGSSNQPTVSLGYAYDQTGNRLLLAEAAKTISYHYDGLNRLTGLGDGVSLPPPTTNRVAWWKGEGSGADEQGTNPGILRNGVSFAAGFAGQAFRFDGVDDEIGFTSAVGSLGYQATVELWIKTTSTRRETIMSDRLTCTLTTPASAAAWELQLNANGTVGFSVGGPDPYNGTTIVSAGVATTHPVNDGQWHRIAAVRAGSEQRLYLDGQLEGYWNYLNGGPVLTGLPAGGLRIGTGGCGTSLFTGQLDEITMADRVWTLAELQAPRSQEQPVANWTYDALSRRTAMTLPNGIRTTYQYDPASQVTNILHQLTATSTPINKADYVYNPVGNRTSLTDRRGNQAFGYDQLDRLTSASHPLLLDPQAFAYDAVGNRTTGGTVVNQGNQLTADANFAYQYDDNGNLTRKTLLATGNYSQYTYDAENRLTQVQEFAAGNPTAITTSSYRYDGLGRRIEKVANGQTKRYIYDGEDILLEYDGANVLQARYTHGPGIDEPVAVTKGATTFFYHQDGLGSVTDLTDSAGGTAKSYSYDAYGTIVDQTGSVEQPYTYTGRELDSETGLYYYRARYYDAATGRFLQKDPIGLGGGDVNFYNYVRSNPPRLTDPFGLFDLATPGEVLNFWGEFFGAIGDFGANYVDMRQAWWKGADKYFHCKANCQAAQRGVEGQAVACIISDTREWWDQNVKSYWEPRSTPQDSAADQQANRYGRQQGSMNPGTPCEQSCAPFRPAGLPPQY; encoded by the coding sequence ATGCTGCGCATACGGGTGCTGACCTCCAGCCAACGGACGGCCGTTCCGAATCTGTCGGCGGGGCAGGGAACGGTCGCCACGCCGGCGCCCCTGAGTACGAGTACGACGAATCAAGCCGCCTTCACCGACGCGAAGAATCAGACCACGCGCTTTGAAACCGATGCCTTGGGGCGGATCCTCAAGCAGACCGACGCCTTGAACCGGGTCACCACGATCACGCGGGATGTGAACGGGAATCCGACCCGGATCACGCGACCCAACGGTGCCGTCACGAGCATGACCTATGATGCCAAGGGCAATCTGCTCACCAGCACCGAACAGGCCATCAGTGCCACCACCACCTTCACCTATGAGCCGACCTTTAACCAGGTGACCAGCATCCGCGATCCGAAGGGGAACCTGACCCAGATCGCCTATGACGCCAAGGGCAATCCGCTCACGATCACCGATGCGCTCAATCAAGTCACGACGTTCACGTACAATCCTCAGGGCCTCTTGCTCACGACGAAGGATGCCCTCAACCAGCTCACCGTCTTTACCTATGACGCCACGGGTCGTTTGCTTACGACGACCGACCCCCTCGCGCGCACCACCACGCTGACTTATGACGCAGTCGGCAATGTGGCGACCTCGAAAGATGCACTCAATCGCATAACGACTTTCCAGTATGACGCGAAGAATCGCCTCACGCAGGTGACCGATCCGAACACAGGCGTCACCCGCTACGCCTATGACGGCAACGGCAATCTGCTCACGGTCACCGATGCCAAGAACCAAGTCACCACCTTCGTTTACGACAGCCGCAACCGGTTGCTGAGCACCACCGATCCCTTGGGCAAGGTAGAGACCTATGCGTACGACGGTAACGACAATCTCACGGCCCGACATACCCCCAAGGGCGACGACATCCTGTTCGCCTACGATGCCGTAAACCAATTGCTCAGCAAAACCTTGCCGGGCAGTCAGGTGACCAGCTACCTCTACGACCAGGTCGGCAACTTGACCCGCGTCACCGATCCGGATAGCGTGCTGGCCATGAGCTACGACCAGGCCAACCGGCTGATGAGCGTCACGACGGAGGGGTCATCGAACCAACCGACCGTGTCCCTGGGCTATGCCTATGACCAGACCGGCAACCGACTGCTCCTCGCCGAGGCGGCCAAGACGATCAGCTATCACTATGACGGGCTGAATCGCCTGACAGGCCTGGGCGACGGCGTGAGCCTGCCGCCGCCGACCACGAATCGGGTGGCGTGGTGGAAGGGCGAAGGCTCAGGGGCGGATGAACAGGGGACCAATCCCGGGATCCTGCGCAACGGGGTGAGCTTCGCGGCGGGCTTCGCCGGCCAGGCCTTTCGGTTCGACGGCGTCGACGACGAGATCGGGTTCACCAGCGCGGTGGGCAGCCTCGGGTACCAAGCGACCGTTGAACTGTGGATCAAGACCACCTCGACGCGCCGCGAGACGATCATGAGCGACCGGCTGACCTGTACCCTCACCACACCGGCCAGCGCCGCCGCGTGGGAACTGCAGCTGAACGCCAACGGCACGGTCGGCTTTTCCGTTGGCGGCCCGGATCCATACAACGGGACCACGATCGTGAGTGCCGGCGTGGCGACGACGCATCCGGTCAATGACGGGCAGTGGCATCGGATCGCCGCGGTACGCGCTGGCTCCGAACAACGGCTCTACCTGGATGGCCAGCTGGAGGGGTATTGGAATTATCTGAATGGCGGGCCGGTGCTCACCGGACTGCCGGCGGGCGGTCTCCGGATCGGCACCGGCGGCTGCGGCACCAGTCTCTTCACCGGCCAATTGGATGAAATCACCATGGCCGATCGAGTCTGGACCCTGGCCGAACTGCAGGCCCCTCGGAGCCAAGAACAGCCGGTCGCCAACTGGACCTACGATGCGCTCTCTCGACGCACCGCCATGACCTTGCCGAACGGGATACGCACGACCTATCAATATGATCCCGCCAGCCAGGTGACGAACATCCTGCATCAACTCACGGCCACCAGCACCCCCATCAACAAAGCCGACTACGTCTATAACCCCGTCGGCAATCGGACGAGTCTGACGGATCGCAGAGGGAATCAGGCCTTCGGGTATGATCAGCTGGATCGACTCACCAGCGCCAGCCATCCCTTACTGCTGGACCCGCAGGCTTTTGCCTATGATGCGGTGGGGAACAGAACGACTGGCGGGACGGTGGTCAACCAAGGGAACCAACTCACGGCGGACGCGAACTTCGCCTATCAATACGATGACAATGGCAATCTGACCAGAAAGACGCTGCTCGCGACGGGCAACTACAGCCAGTACACCTATGATGCCGAGAATCGGCTGACGCAGGTGCAGGAGTTTGCGGCCGGGAATCCCACGGCGATCACCACCTCAAGCTATCGCTATGACGGGTTAGGGCGACGGATTGAAAAAGTCGCCAATGGGCAGACGAAACGCTACATCTACGACGGCGAAGATATTCTGCTCGAATATGACGGCGCGAATGTCTTGCAGGCCCGCTATACGCATGGGCCAGGGATTGACGAGCCGGTTGCGGTGACCAAAGGTGCGACCACCTTTTTCTATCACCAAGATGGCTTGGGGTCCGTCACCGATCTGACTGATAGCGCGGGTGGCACAGCCAAGAGTTACAGCTACGATGCGTACGGCACCATCGTGGATCAAACCGGGTCCGTGGAACAGCCGTATACGTATACGGGGCGGGAGTTGGATTCAGAGACGGGGCTCTACTACTACCGGGCCCGATACTACGATGCGGCGACGGGGAGGTTCTTGCAGAAGGATCCGATCGGGCTGGGCGGTGGTGATGTTAACTTCTATAATTATGTTCGAAGCAACCCACCCCGCCTGACAGATCCATTTGGATTGTTCGATTTGGCAACTCCGGGCGAAGTCTTGAATTTCTGGGGCGAGTTCTTTGGCGCCATTGGCGACTTCGGAGCGAACTATGTCGATATGAGGCAAGCTTGGTGGAAAGGTGCGGACAAGTATTTCCATTGCAAAGCCAATTGCCAAGCGGCTCAACGCGGTGTGGAAGGTCAGGCTGTAGCATGTATCATTAGTGATACCCGCGAATGGTGGGATCAGAATGTAAAGTCTTACTGGGAACCACGATCCACACCTCAAGACAGTGCGGCGGACCAGCAAGCAAATCGGTATGGTCGTCAGCAGGGGAGTATGAATCCTGGAACGCCGTGTGAGCAGTCATGCGCTCCATTTAGGCCCGCGGGGTTGCCTCCACAGTATTGA
- a CDS encoding helix-turn-helix domain-containing protein: MVPSTKLITIREAANRLGLKESTIRKYILKRQIAYVKPSVRAVRIPIEELERILSAGLRPAIPQAEGAR; encoded by the coding sequence ATGGTCCCGAGTACAAAATTGATCACCATTCGGGAAGCGGCGAACCGGTTAGGGCTGAAGGAAAGCACGATCAGGAAATACATCCTGAAACGGCAGATTGCCTATGTGAAGCCATCGGTCCGTGCCGTGCGGATTCCCATTGAGGAATTGGAGCGGATTCTCTCTGCCGGTCTCAGGCCTGCGATCCCTCAGGCGGAAGGTGCCCGATGA
- a CDS encoding zonular occludens toxin domain-containing protein: MIELYEGVPGSGKSYHAICEKFLPWVKQGRRLYIAVDGIYLDRLSLFTGIELSVLEQQITIWKDSVEVLQAFPHVEPGSAVIIDEAQTVFRSMQKVEPGLLRWLETHRHYGVDILLMSQDFRQMSQGVTRLIEATVKFRKLAFVGMSKKYQGKVRGNPEDHDVIRAFVGTYSPAIYAYYSSYASAAIREEKRSHTVFKSARVTIGIAAGLFAIGLMVWRPWSSLGSANSGSAAGVNPLPSTVAGPVPSNSTMLVNALGLAPTPPSTPAVPKRPVRILGGAGMSKDRQGWRYLLDSGEILTAAQITGRYGVSVSEVYEEGSMRLIGEGVFYGPAGD; the protein is encoded by the coding sequence ATGATCGAACTGTATGAAGGCGTGCCAGGCTCGGGGAAGTCGTATCACGCGATCTGCGAGAAGTTTCTGCCCTGGGTCAAACAAGGCCGACGACTCTACATTGCGGTGGATGGCATTTATTTGGATCGGCTGTCTCTGTTCACCGGTATTGAGCTGTCTGTTCTGGAACAACAAATTACGATTTGGAAAGACTCGGTTGAAGTCCTGCAGGCGTTTCCACATGTCGAGCCCGGTTCAGCCGTCATCATCGACGAAGCGCAGACCGTCTTTCGGTCCATGCAGAAGGTCGAACCAGGACTCCTCCGTTGGCTCGAAACCCATCGCCATTACGGTGTCGATATTCTGCTCATGAGCCAGGATTTCAGACAGATGTCACAAGGCGTGACGCGACTCATCGAAGCGACAGTGAAGTTTCGGAAACTCGCCTTTGTCGGCATGTCGAAAAAATATCAAGGCAAGGTGCGCGGGAATCCGGAAGACCACGACGTGATCCGGGCCTTTGTCGGGACCTACTCACCGGCGATCTACGCCTACTATTCGAGTTATGCGTCGGCAGCCATTCGGGAAGAGAAACGCAGCCATACGGTCTTCAAGTCGGCACGGGTCACCATTGGCATTGCAGCGGGACTCTTTGCCATCGGCCTCATGGTCTGGCGGCCCTGGTCGTCGCTGGGTTCTGCCAACTCAGGATCTGCTGCTGGAGTGAATCCTCTCCCGAGCACGGTGGCAGGGCCAGTCCCTTCCAATTCCACGATGTTGGTTAACGCCTTGGGTCTGGCTCCAACACCCCCTTCGACTCCGGCTGTACCGAAGCGACCCGTTCGAATCCTCGGCGGTGCAGGCATGAGCAAGGATCGTCAAGGCTGGCGGTATCTGTTGGATAGCGGCGAGATCCTGACTGCCGCCCAGATTACCGGACGGTATGGGGTCTCTGTCTCGGAAGTCTATGAGGAGGGCTCGATGCGATTGATCGGCGAAGGAGTGTTCTATGGACCTGCCGGCGATTGA
- a CDS encoding RHS repeat-associated core domain-containing protein encodes MGLQIKSIDVSVSRRKWRTIYHCSKKKTEIDYPSVPAPFINQVTVLLQDILPGWTNWLSSDARTRQVTCFTILRFIYDGANILPARYTHWPGIDEPVAVTKGATTFFYHQDGLGSVTDLTDSAGATAKSYSYDAYGIILDSPGAVDQPYTYTGREFDQETGLYYYRARYYDAQIGKFTQRDPIGRVGGNNYYEYALGDPTLHFDPFGLKAQVVIWAPVGIGTSSFGHVSTNINGTTYSFGPNGMTNEPTPVFDQRNSFRSSLGLDLNLTVEQEKALDECLKRDQPEYNFLTNNCGAPVQRCLNWMGYDIGQVLTPAQLYESMTGVGLVGGTIFYPGAATKPVQSK; translated from the coding sequence GTGGGCCTGCAGATCAAAAGCATTGACGTTTCAGTGTCAAGAAGGAAGTGGCGGACAATTTACCATTGCAGCAAAAAGAAAACAGAAATCGACTATCCCTCAGTCCCCGCCCCCTTCATCAATCAAGTGACAGTTCTGCTCCAGGATATCCTCCCAGGCTGGACAAACTGGTTGTCCAGCGATGCGAGAACAAGGCAGGTGACCTGTTTCACCATCCTGCGGTTTATCTACGACGGCGCGAACATCTTACCAGCCCGCTACACGCATTGGCCAGGGATTGACGAGCCGGTTGCGGTGACCAAAGGTGCGACCACCTTTTTCTACCACCAAGACGGCCTGGGAAGCGTGACCGATCTCACCGATTCGGCAGGAGCCACCGCCAAAAGCTACAGCTACGACGCGTATGGCATCATTCTGGACTCGCCGGGTGCGGTCGACCAGCCGTATACGTATACCGGGCGTGAATTCGATCAAGAGACGGGGCTCTATTACTACCGGGCGCGGTACTATGATGCACAGATTGGGAAATTCACTCAACGTGATCCTATTGGTCGTGTCGGAGGTAACAACTACTATGAGTATGCGCTTGGAGATCCAACTTTGCACTTCGATCCCTTTGGGTTAAAGGCGCAGGTTGTGATTTGGGCGCCGGTTGGAATTGGCACCTCATCGTTTGGCCATGTGTCCACCAATATCAATGGCACAACGTATTCATTTGGGCCAAATGGGATGACGAACGAGCCTACGCCGGTGTTTGATCAAAGGAACTCGTTCCGCAGTTCGCTGGGGTTAGATTTGAACCTCACTGTCGAACAAGAGAAGGCACTGGATGAGTGTCTCAAGCGTGACCAACCCGAGTATAACTTTCTGACGAACAACTGTGGTGCGCCAGTTCAGAGATGTCTGAATTGGATGGGATACGACATTGGTCAAGTGTTAACACCAGCGCAGCTCTATGAAAGCATGACGGGGGTTGGCCTCGTAGGCGGCACGATCTTTTACCCCGGAGCGGCCACCAAACCTGTTCAATCAAAATAG
- a CDS encoding helix-turn-helix domain-containing protein — protein sequence MSKLLTMDEASEYLGISKLTLYGWVSARKLGFVKVGRLVKFRQEHLDKWIEQHTVKARVQTQKFVADGSKPNGERFGSGQLLVEQE from the coding sequence ATGAGCAAGCTTTTGACAATGGATGAGGCATCGGAGTATCTAGGCATATCCAAGTTGACTCTCTATGGCTGGGTGTCGGCTAGAAAGCTGGGGTTCGTGAAAGTCGGACGGCTGGTTAAGTTCAGGCAGGAACATTTGGATAAATGGATTGAGCAACACACGGTCAAGGCGCGTGTTCAAACGCAGAAGTTTGTAGCAGATGGCTCTAAGCCTAACGGGGAACGATTCGGTTCTGGGCAGCTACTTGTGGAGCAGGAGTAG
- a CDS encoding replication initiation factor domain-containing protein, translated as MTGSGGFTQTIDWLAFTLPKAEVADVTTMIGGDWFQSETGFRGYPVAQLMTQGKTGVGKLGTGAPRSPKEVHVDLSAGIVSQWDETKLKSVLQWIFTQKGHVTRIDVALDDREATVAVDTVRQAVEAGQLVSRSKQFKVIQASNHRQGIRTGETLYFGSRESQSMLRVYDKRLELQSRGREDAASYGVRWEMEFKQDRAQACAKALLTLDAEDWRAFLVGVLRSYVDFRETTREAESYEKYRAPLVSWWEALTEGFRRCRLVVERMQQRLDDVVAWFANALSPMLAVIVACRGDQFLLEMIYAGTKRWNQKHYALLKQRRRGTPYVLKLS; from the coding sequence ATGACAGGCTCCGGAGGATTCACGCAGACGATCGATTGGCTGGCCTTCACGCTGCCGAAAGCTGAAGTAGCAGACGTGACCACGATGATTGGTGGCGACTGGTTCCAGAGTGAGACCGGCTTTCGCGGCTATCCCGTCGCCCAGCTCATGACGCAAGGCAAGACCGGGGTTGGGAAACTGGGGACGGGTGCTCCTCGCAGTCCGAAGGAAGTGCATGTGGATCTGTCCGCCGGAATCGTCTCCCAGTGGGACGAGACCAAGCTCAAATCAGTCTTGCAGTGGATCTTTACCCAAAAAGGCCATGTGACCCGCATTGATGTGGCCCTGGATGACCGGGAGGCCACCGTCGCAGTCGACACCGTCCGGCAAGCCGTGGAAGCGGGACAGCTCGTGAGCCGGTCCAAACAGTTCAAAGTCATCCAAGCCTCCAATCATCGCCAGGGCATCCGAACCGGAGAGACGCTGTATTTCGGGAGTCGAGAAAGCCAAAGCATGTTGCGGGTCTATGACAAGCGGTTGGAACTACAGAGTCGTGGCCGGGAAGATGCGGCCTCCTACGGCGTCCGGTGGGAAATGGAATTTAAACAGGACCGGGCGCAAGCCTGCGCGAAGGCGTTACTCACACTCGATGCTGAAGATTGGCGGGCCTTCTTGGTCGGTGTCCTGCGCTCCTATGTGGATTTTCGCGAGACCACGCGCGAGGCCGAATCCTATGAAAAATATCGGGCGCCCTTGGTGAGCTGGTGGGAAGCGTTGACCGAAGGCTTCAGGCGCTGCCGGCTGGTGGTCGAACGGATGCAGCAGCGGCTGGATGATGTCGTCGCTTGGTTCGCCAACGCGCTCAGTCCCATGCTCGCCGTGATCGTGGCCTGTCGCGGGGATCAGTTTCTGTTGGAAATGATTTATGCAGGCACGAAACGATGGAATCAGAAGCACTATGCCCTGTTGAAGCAACGAAGAAGAGGTACCCCCTATGTCCTTAAGCTTTCATAA
- a CDS encoding tyrosine-type recombinase/integrase — protein MASGVPGARKKRWKVGCLNKTIAKEMEAAIKTRILLGQETTECAKPILFKEWARTYLSLEEVKSLRSFVGRSHSVEMHLIPFFGGKLLSEIKPQDIEVFRSQRKKSNGAPASVQTINHDHIALKHCLNVAIRRGLLQSNPASKIPLPNPHNERDRVLTDEEWGRLYRAAKGHLGPVLLTAYQLGQRFSEIVGLTWDRVDVKRGFITLRSLDTKTKTARQVPITPDVKMILQRLARIRSLATRHVFTYKGRPLQRVGRSFKTALREAGITDFRFHDLRHCASTNLRRAGVDTATAMKIVGHKSEKMWKRYNAIEERDLTQAAQKVHRYLQENTPGTLGEGAVEYSSRK, from the coding sequence TTGGCGAGCGGCGTGCCGGGAGCGAGGAAAAAACGCTGGAAGGTCGGATGTCTTAACAAGACTATCGCCAAGGAAATGGAGGCGGCGATCAAGACCCGTATTCTTCTCGGACAGGAGACGACCGAATGCGCGAAACCGATACTCTTCAAAGAGTGGGCACGGACCTATCTTTCGCTTGAGGAAGTGAAATCTCTTCGTTCTTTTGTCGGTCGTTCCCACAGCGTCGAGATGCACCTGATCCCATTCTTCGGCGGGAAGCTGCTGTCCGAAATTAAGCCACAAGATATCGAGGTCTTCAGGTCTCAACGAAAGAAGTCGAATGGAGCACCCGCTAGTGTTCAAACCATCAATCATGACCACATAGCGCTCAAGCATTGCCTTAACGTCGCGATCCGCCGAGGGCTGCTCCAAAGCAATCCTGCCTCAAAAATTCCTCTGCCTAACCCGCACAATGAACGGGATCGTGTGTTGACCGATGAGGAGTGGGGGAGGTTGTATCGTGCGGCCAAGGGGCATCTGGGGCCGGTTCTGCTGACCGCGTATCAACTTGGGCAACGTTTTAGCGAAATTGTGGGACTTACGTGGGACCGTGTTGATGTGAAGAGGGGATTTATCACTCTCCGCTCCCTGGACACGAAGACCAAGACCGCGCGCCAGGTTCCCATCACTCCTGATGTGAAAATGATTTTACAGCGACTTGCTCGGATACGGAGTCTTGCCACAAGGCACGTCTTCACGTATAAAGGCCGACCGCTTCAGCGGGTTGGCCGATCATTCAAGACCGCTCTCCGGGAGGCAGGTATCACAGACTTCCGGTTCCACGACCTGCGCCACTGTGCCTCGACGAACCTCAGAAGGGCAGGGGTGGACACGGCAACGGCTATGAAAATTGTGGGCCATAAGTCAGAGAAAATGTGGAAACGATACAATGCGATTGAGGAGCGAGACTTGACTCAAGCGGCTCAAAAGGTTCACAGATACCTCCAAGAGAACACGCCGGGAACACTAGGCGAGGGTGCTGTTGAGTACTCGTCTCGTAAGTGA
- a CDS encoding RHS repeat-associated core domain-containing protein, with translation MAKWQKASGMMRFAAVSHHLTATSTQINKADYVYNPVGNRTSLTDRRGNQAFGYDQLDRLTSASHPLLLDPQAFAYDAVGNRTTGGTVVNQGNQLTADANFAYQYDDNGNLTRKTLLATGNYSQYTYDAENRLTQVQEFAAGNPTAITTSSYRYDGLERRIEKVANDQTKRYVYDGEDILLEYDGSNVLQSRYTHGPTADEPIAVTNGGNTFFYHADGVGTVTELTDSVGVVAKAYVYDSYGTILEATGSLDQSYGYTGRELDQESGLYYYRARYYDPSNGRFLQKDPIGLYGGINLYRYVRNNPPNGTDSSGLAPNSPSHAVNPSNRKPESVIGGPAGTIICQDGNPEVWISDYFKDDNSQECGITECLFAHEGFHLQDALRRRPLVCSGTKGKRNEKNGGQILFDEDIRRQSEISAYLIEQECLEKELTGRRGNCPCEGLLNFRIDTNNKVFRKL, from the coding sequence ATGGCGAAATGGCAGAAGGCTTCAGGTATGATGCGCTTTGCAGCCGTCAGCCATCATCTCACGGCCACCAGCACCCAGATCAACAAGGCCGACTACGTCTATAACCCCGTCGGCAATCGCACGAGTCTGACGGATCGCAGAGGGAATCAGGCCTTCGGGTATGATCAGCTGGATCGCCTGACCAGCGCCAGCCATCCCTTGCTGCTGGATCCCCAGGCCTTTGCCTATGATGCGGTGGGGAATCGAACCACAGGCGGGACGGTGGTCAACCAAGGCAATCAACTCACCGCGGATGCGAACTTCGCGTATCAATATGATGACAATGGCAATCTGACGAGAAAGACGCTGCTCGCGACGGGCAATTACAGCCAGTACACCTACGATGCCGAGAACCGGCTGACGCAGGTGCAGGAGTTCGCCGCCGGCAATCCGACGGCGATCACGACCAGCAGCTATCGCTACGACGGGTTAGAGCGACGGATTGAAAAAGTCGCCAACGACCAGACCAAGCGGTATGTCTACGATGGTGAAGATATTCTGCTGGAGTACGACGGCAGCAATGTCCTGCAGTCGAGATACACCCATGGGCCAACCGCCGATGAGCCTATCGCTGTCACAAACGGAGGAAATACATTTTTCTATCATGCAGACGGTGTAGGCACCGTTACAGAATTGACTGACTCAGTAGGGGTAGTGGCAAAAGCTTACGTCTATGACAGCTATGGAACTATTCTTGAGGCAACTGGTAGCCTCGACCAATCTTACGGGTATACCGGCCGAGAGCTCGATCAAGAGAGTGGGCTGTACTACTACCGCGCTCGTTACTACGATCCGAGCAATGGCCGGTTCCTTCAAAAAGATCCGATTGGGCTATACGGAGGAATCAACTTGTACCGATACGTGCGCAATAACCCGCCCAATGGTACAGACTCATCTGGCCTAGCTCCTAACTCACCATCTCACGCCGTGAATCCTTCTAATCGCAAGCCTGAATCGGTGATTGGCGGCCCCGCGGGTACAATAATCTGTCAGGATGGAAACCCGGAGGTCTGGATAAGTGACTACTTCAAAGACGACAATTCTCAAGAATGTGGAATCACGGAATGCCTCTTCGCTCATGAAGGTTTCCATTTGCAGGATGCCCTGAGGCGGAGACCCCTAGTGTGTAGCGGAACAAAGGGGAAGCGAAACGAGAAGAATGGTGGTCAGATCTTATTCGACGAGGACATCAGAAGGCAGTCGGAAATTAGCGCGTACCTGATAGAGCAAGAATGTCTGGAAAAGGAACTTACTGGAAGACGTGGCAATTGTCCGTGTGAGGGACTCTTGAACTTCCGAATCGATACTAACAACAAGGTTTTCAGGAAACTATGA